TTCTATTTCTGGGGCAGGAACAAGGTTAAGATCAAGGCGCTGGATATTGCAGCCAATGTCAGGCGTGAAGCTGAGAAGATCGGTAAGATGACCCAGGCAGAATACAGGACAGCCATAGTCCTGGTCCTGCTGATCATCGGCTGGTCAGCATTTTCCGGTACCTACGGCATGGGCGGTCCAGTCATGCTGGCCCTGGTGGCCCTGAATGTCCTAGGCATTCTGCGCTTCAAAGATATTGCCCACATTCACTGGGGTCCGGTATTTCTGTATGCCGGTGCTACAGCCATGGGTTTTGGTCTGGCTTCAACAGGCGCTGCCCTGTGGGTAGCTGACATATTTGTCAATGCCCTTCCCACATTCCTGGCCAATTCCGGGGCTGGTCTGGCCATTGCCTCGTCCATCCTGGTGGGTATCCTGACCAACTTCATGAGTGACGGCGCCACAGTGGCGGCCATCGGGCCTATTGTGGTACCTATGGCGATTATTGCTGAGGCCTCTCCGGTAGCGGTGGGTCTGGCTGCAGCCTTTGCCTCGTCATTTGCTCATATGCTGGTGGTTGGTACTCCCAACAACGCCATTATTTATGCAGTGGCCAAAGATCCCAAGACTGGCGAGCAGCTGGTAACCATGGGTGATTTCTTCAAGCATGGTTTCTTTGTCCTGCTCCTGTCCTGGGTCATTTTGTGGTTCTGGACCATTCTGGGGTACTGGAAGTTCTTGCCATGGCCGGCCTAAGCAGCTAGACTATTGGTAATAACGAAACTGGTTCCGGGCGCAGCAATCTTGTCTGCGCCCGGCCTTTGACTTGAAAGGTCTGAAGTCGCCTAGATGCCGACAGAATCAGACAGGCATGATCACTTAATGACTGATGGGCCTTTCCGGATTAACCAGTCCGGTAAGGCCCATCTTTTTTTGCTCTATATAAGGATGAGAGATTTGAGTGAAGACAAGATAAATCTGCTTTTGGTTGATGATGAAGAGGCCCTTCTTGATTCCATGCGCCGCCGTCTGGAGTTGAGAGGTTTCAGGGTTATTGCGGTTAACAGTGGTGAAAAAGCCCTTGAAGTGGCCAGGACAACTCCGGTGGATGTGGCTGTTGTGGATGTGAAGATGCCCGGGATGGGTGGAAAGGAAGTCCTGCTGGCTCTCAAGCAGGAGCACCCTGATATGGAGGTCATTATCATGACCGGCCATGGGTCTTTCGACCCCCATGAAAAAGATTTGGCCGGCAAGATGCACGCCTGCCTGGCCAAGCCTTGTGACTTTGCATCTTTTCAGCAGACCCTGATGGATGCTTATCGTAAGTCTCGAAAATAATACAAGATGCCCTCCTTTCTTTTTTATTTTTAATCAGGCCTTATGGCTCCTGCAGGTGGAAAAAGTCTGGTCAAGGCTCCCCAAATAATCCGGGTCTGCCGGCAAAATACTAAGACCACTCCGAAGGTTTAAATCTGCTCTAGAT
This genomic window from Desulfonatronovibrio hydrogenovorans DSM 9292 contains:
- a CDS encoding response regulator, giving the protein MSEDKINLLLVDDEEALLDSMRRRLELRGFRVIAVNSGEKALEVARTTPVDVAVVDVKMPGMGGKEVLLALKQEHPDMEVIIMTGHGSFDPHEKDLAGKMHACLAKPCDFASFQQTLMDAYRKSRK